A genomic region of Podarcis raffonei isolate rPodRaf1 chromosome 13, rPodRaf1.pri, whole genome shotgun sequence contains the following coding sequences:
- the LOC128398758 gene encoding olfactory receptor 1020-like gives MSRMKVNHTVVTEFILLGLSSDPAQQKLLFSLVLLIYLLTLVGNLAIMTLICVDRCLQTPMYFLLGNLSFIEICYTSSTVPKMLWNLMSGDRTISFTGCALQMYFFVTLGGTECVLLSAMAYDRYAAICHPLRYTVLMSQPTCKGLLTVSWTVGNFNSIINTALVFSLDFCNSNQIEHFFCDIPPLLHLSCSDTRLSKLVTFTVSGCGITLSFFLTLLSYIFIVFTVLKIRTSQGRIKAFSTCASHLTVVSIFYGTIIFTYLTPSSSHSTEQEQLVSVLYAIITPLLNPLIYSFRNKDVQSALRRILLQLLNLDLQMKRCIQCSSYVELSLWA, from the exons ATGAGCAGAATGAAGGTGAACCACACAGTTGTCACAGAGTTCATCCTCCTGGGCTTATCCAGTGATCCAGCCCAACAGAAACTTCTTTTTTCCTTAGTACTTTTAATCTATCTGCTAACTTTAGTAGGAAATCTAGCCATCATGACTTTGATTTGTGTGGACCGGTGCCTCCAGACACCAATGTACTTCCTCCTCGGCAACCTTTCATTCATTGAGATCTGCTACACCTCTTCCACTGTCCCAAAGATGCTCTGGAACCTCATGTCAGGAGACAGGACCATCTCCTTCACTGGCTGTGCTCTCCAGATGTATTTCTTTGTCACTTTAGGAGGCACAGAGTGTGTACTCCTCTCAGCCATGGCGTATGACCGTTACGCAGCCATCTGCCACCCGTTGCGCTACACCGTGCTGATGAGCCAGCCAACCTGTAAAGGATTGCTAACAGTTTCATGGACTGTTGGCAACTTCAACTCTATCATCAACACAGCCTTGGTTTTCTCCCTTGACTTCTGTAATTCAAACCAAATAGAGCACTTTTTCTGTGACATTCCTCCCCTTTTGCACCTCTCCTGCTCTGACACAAGACTGAGCAAACTGGTGACCTTTACAGTCTCTGGATGTGGCATTACCTTGTCCTTCTTCCTAACTCTACTCTCCTACATCTTCATTGTCTTCACTGTGCTCAAAATACGTACATCTCAGGGTCGGATCAAAGCTTTCTCCACCTGTGCATCCCACCTCACTGTGGTGAGCATCTTCTATGGAACCATCATCTTCACTTACCTAACTCCATCCTCCAGCCATTCCACTGAACAGGAGCAGCTGGTCTCTGTGCTCTATGCCATCATCACCCCTCTGCTGAACCCTCTAATCTACAGCTTCAGGAACAAGGATGTGCAAAGTGCTCTTC GAAGGATTTTGCTGCAACTTCTCAATTTAGACCTACAAATGAAGAGGTGCATCCAGTGTTCGTCATATGTGGAACTGAGCCTTTGGGcttaa
- the LOC128399347 gene encoding olfactory receptor 5F1-like, with the protein MGRQNTTSVTEFILMGFSIDVKNQMLLFALGLSAYLLTLSGNLAIIVLIRVDQSLHTPMYFLLGNLSFIEICYTSTTVPKMLWDLLLGDKKISFVGCALQMYFFVSLGGTECVLLSAMAYDRYAAICHPLHYTLLMSPSVRRSLLAVSWAVGNFNSMVNTAMVFSLNFCHSHEIDHFFCDIPPLLHISCSDTFVSQLITFTISGCVIIVPFCLTLLSYALIVSSVLKIRTAHGRIKAFSTCASHLTVVSIFFGTIIYTYIRPSSTHSMEQDRLVSVLYAIITPMLNPLIYSFRNKEVQGALQRALGKNR; encoded by the coding sequence ATGGGAAGACAGAATACAACAAGTGTCACAGAGTTTATCCTCATGGGATTCTCTATTGATGTGAAGAATCAGATGCTTCTCTTTGCCTTAGGACTTTCAGCCTATCTATTGACTTTGTCTGGGAATCTGGCCATCATTGTATTAATTCGGGTGGACCAAAGCCTCCATACACCCATGTACTTCCTCCTGGGAAACCTCTCTTTTATTGAGATCTGCTACACTTCCACCACAGTCCCCAAGATGCTGTGGGATCTCTTGTTGGGAGACAAGAAAATCTCCTTTGTAGGATGTGCACTGCAGATGTATTTCTTTGTCTCGTTGGGGGGCACAGAGTGTGTGCTCCTCTCAGCCATGGCATATGACCGCTATGCAGCTATCTGCCACCCATTGCACTACACTCTGCTCATGAGCCCATCAGTACGTAGGAGTCTGCTGGCAGTTTCATGGGCTGTTGGCAACTTCAATTCCATGGTCAACACAGCAATGGTCTTTTCCTTAAATTTCTGTCACTCCCATGAGATTGACCACTTCTTCTGTGACATACCTCCCCTTCTGCACATCTCTTGTTCTGACACATTTGTCAGCCAGCTCATAACCTTCACCATCTCTGGGTGTGTTATCATTGTGCCATTCTGCCTGACCCTTCTCTCCTATGCCTTGATAGTCTCCTCGGTGCTCAAAATCCGCACAGCTCATGGTAGAATCAAGGCATTCTCCACCTGTGCTTCCCACCTCACTGTGGTGAGCATCTTCTTTGGTACTATCATTTACACCTACATACGGCCCTCCTCCACTCATTCTATGGAACAGGACCGCCTAGTTTCTGTGCTGTATGCCATCATCACTCCCATGCTCAACCCCCTGATCTATAGCTTCAGGAACAAGGAAGTGCAGGGAGCACTTCAGAGAGCACTTGGGAAGAACAGATAA
- the LOC128399350 gene encoding olfactory receptor 5F1-like, which translates to MTLPPQMILNETAVTEFILLGLSDNPEIQVLLFGFFLVIYLVALIGNILIFLIISLDNRLHNPMYFFLANLSVVDIGYTTSTVPKMLMNYLSQDKSISLAGCFSQMYFFISFGGIECLLLGVMAYDRYAAICHPLHYSVLMSRKVCAWLAAAAWILGLSNSGVHSGLMSHLSFCRDNVIQHFFCDIPPLFQLSCSDTQLNQIATFVVGGGVIMGSFLVTLVSYVYIVLTILRIRTKEGRLKAFSTCASHLTVVNIYFGTIIFTYIRPNSTYSQEQDRALPVLYGILTPMLNPIIYSLRNKDVQGAFRKVMQRT; encoded by the coding sequence ATGACACTGCCACCACAGATGATCCTGAATGAAACAGCCGTCACAGAATTTATCCTTCTAGGACTCTCTGACAATCCTGAGATCCAGGTCCTTCTCTTTGgcttctttcttgtaatttatCTGGTGGCTCTTAttggaaacattttaatttttctcaTAATCAGTTTGGACAACAGACTTCACAACCCCATGTATTTCTTTCTGGCCAATCTTTCTGTAGTGGACATTGGGTACACAACTTCCACAGTTcctaagatgctgatgaattaCCTCTCTCAGGACAAGAGTATTTCACTGGCTGGCTGCTTCTCTCAGATGTACTTCTTCATCTCCTTTGGTGGCATCGAGTGCCTTCTGCTGGGTGTCATGGCATATGACCGCTACGCAGCCATTTGCCACCCACTGCACTATAGTGTGCTCATGAGCCGAAAAGTGTGTGCCTGGCTCGCAGCAGCTGCTTGGATCCTTGGCTTGTCTAACTCAGGTGTGCACTCGGGCCTGATGTCCCATTTGTCCTTCTGTCGGGACAATGTCATCCAGCACTTTTTCTGTGACATCCCACCCCTATTCCAGCTCTCCTGTTCTGACACTCAGCTCAATCAGATTGCTACTTTTGTGGTGGGTGGAGGTGTGATCATGGGTTCCTTCCTGGTTACTCTGGTGTCTTATGTCTACATAGTCTTGACCATCCTAAGGATCCGCACCAAAGAAGGGCGGCTCAAGGCATTTTCCACCTGTGCTTCACACTTGACTGTAGTCAACATTTATTTTGGTACCATCATCTTCACATACATTCGTCCCAACTCCACTTACTCCCAGGAGCAGGACCGGGCATTGCCTGTGCTCTATGGGATCCTCACCCCAATGCTTAATCCAATCATCTACAGCTTAAGAAACAAGGATGTGCAAGGGGCTTTCCGAAAAGTCATGCAAAGGACTTGA